One window from the genome of Leptospiraceae bacterium encodes:
- the hisF gene encoding imidazole glycerol phosphate synthase subunit HisF has protein sequence MLAVRVIPCLDIKDGRVVKGVNFLNLVDAGDPVENATFYADQGADEITFLDITASVEKRKIVRHLVEQIAEHIFIPFSVGGGIRNVDDVENILMGGADKVSINTAAFLNPNLLYESAKIFGSQCVICAIDAKWNPEMNDYEVYLNGGRTPTGASAIEWAKKAEEHGAGEILLTSMDADGTQNGYDISLLRKVVEVTTIPVIASGGAGKLHHFVDAVLQGKASAVLAASIFHFRTFTIKEVKEEMRKHQIPVRL, from the coding sequence GTGCTTGCTGTGAGAGTGATACCCTGTCTCGATATCAAAGACGGTCGGGTAGTAAAAGGAGTGAATTTTTTAAATTTAGTAGATGCGGGTGATCCTGTTGAGAATGCTACTTTCTATGCGGATCAGGGAGCTGATGAAATTACATTTTTAGACATCACAGCAAGTGTAGAAAAAAGAAAGATTGTTCGACATCTCGTAGAACAAATCGCTGAGCATATCTTCATTCCTTTTTCTGTGGGGGGTGGGATTCGCAACGTAGATGATGTGGAAAATATCTTGATGGGTGGTGCTGATAAGGTTTCAATCAATACAGCAGCATTCCTCAATCCTAATTTGTTATACGAGTCAGCGAAAATCTTTGGTAGTCAATGTGTGATTTGTGCCATCGATGCGAAGTGGAATCCCGAAATGAATGATTACGAAGTTTACCTCAATGGAGGCAGAACACCTACGGGAGCTTCTGCCATCGAATGGGCGAAAAAAGCCGAAGAACATGGTGCTGGTGAAATTTTATTAACCAGTATGGATGCCGATGGAACTCAAAATGGATATGATATTTCTCTTTTAAGAAAAGTAGTGGAAGTTACAACCATTCCTGTGATAGCCTCTGGAGGTGCAGGAAAACTCCATCATTTTGTTGATGCTGTTTTACAAGGAAAGGCTAGTGCTGTCTTGGCTGCCTCCATTTTTCATTTTCGCACCTTTACAATAAAAGAAGTAAAAGAAGAAATGAGAAAACACCAAATTCCGGTTCGTTTGTAA
- a CDS encoding phosphoribosyl-ATP diphosphatase, whose product MEFVYELEEFLIKRKKELPQGSYTARLFQEGEDVILKKIIEEAGEVLLAVKSGDKKEIIHEVADLWFHLLVILVEKDILIDDVINELKRRHRQK is encoded by the coding sequence ATGGAATTTGTATATGAATTAGAAGAATTCTTAATCAAAAGAAAAAAAGAACTACCTCAGGGTTCTTATACGGCAAGGCTATTTCAAGAAGGAGAAGATGTGATCTTGAAGAAAATCATCGAAGAAGCTGGAGAGGTTTTATTAGCCGTAAAATCAGGTGACAAAAAAGAAATCATCCACGAGGTTGCGGACTTATGGTTTCATTTGTTGGTGATCTTAGTAGAAAAAGATATTTTGATTGATGATGTGATTAATGAACTTAAAAGAAGACACAGGCAAAAATAA